ATCGGGCAAAATCCGCCCCCACCGCTTCGCCAACCGCCTCAAATCCCGCCGCGTCGCCTCCTTGCAGCTCTCCAACACCAAGGACATCGTCTCCCCCCACCGAGGTTCCGTAAACTCCCTTCAGGTACCTCTCCCTCACTAAAGACATCACCTTTGCTCCGTCAAGCTTCTAGTTGTCCGCGCTGCACGCCCGCTTGTTGTTTCCCTTCTGCCAATTTCCAATTTTGAGTCAAATTTAGCCTTCCCGCTTCATGCTTCAGCTGTGGTCCATACACCCTGAGCTGACATTATGAGTTCCATGAAGAACAGAGGCTTCAAATCCACATTTTGTGACCAACCCATCTTTCAAGTTGCGGGCTTTTCGCAGTTTGACCTGACTATGTAGAAGGGCCAAGGCTGAATATGGGACTTTTGAACTGGGATAGACAGTGTAGCAATTCCGGTTTTCGTTATTTAAATGGGTGGGAATTAACTGATTCATAATTCTAAGCTGATTTGGCATTTGAACTCAGTATTGGGATTTATTTGATTGGTTCGAAGTCGTTAATTTGCCCGAAATTTCTGGAAGATTCCCTGGTCTGATGGTAAACTCAGATTGATTTGACAGAGGGCAGATACTTGTTATCTGGTGCATCCGATGCGTCAACTGCTGTTTTTGATGTTCTGCAACCCCAAGATTATGAAGGGGGTGGGCTGATTGCAAAGCACAAGTCTATCTTGGTCGTCGATAAGCAACACGAACAGGGTCATAAGTATGCTGTGTCCACAGCAATATGGTATCCCATTGACACAGGACTGTTCATCACCGGCTCATATGATCACTTCATCAAAGTTTGGGATACAAACAGTACTCAGGTTAAGAGGTTTTCCTTGACCACCATCAATATGTTTCCCGTCCCTCCCGGTCAATAAGTTTGTAATCTAACTAATACTATCATCATCttatttatgtcaaaattgCTATTTCAGGTGGTTATGAATTTCAAAATGCCTGGAAAGGTTTATACCACAGCCATGTCTCCCCTGGCAACTTCTCATATGCTAATAGCTGCGGGAACTGAAGATGTTCAAGTTCGCCTATGTGATATCGCTTCAGGGGCCTTTGCTCACACTTTGTCTGGTCATCGTGGTATGTTTATTCCCCTACAAtccttatattttattttttctaacaCTTTTGCCTTGTGATGATCCTTAGACATCAGTGGCGGGTTTCTTTAATGGAAAGTATAGACTTTTAGTGTCAACTGTAGATATACAGCCAGAACCAGTTAACTGAAATTGCTGATTGTACAATTGAGCAGTTTTCTTGAGATATTGATGCAGTACAATCTTTTGAGAGTTTAGTGGCATGCATTATTGGCATTCATTCATAATTAGTTTAACAGGCACTTGCCGCCCCAAGATATCTCTGGGTTTAGAATTATAAGGAATCAAACTGAGTTcccattttttccttttttttcctccttaaATGTCTTTCTTCttaaattattcttttcttaCCGTCTGCTGATGCTCTCCCTCAACGATTTAGGTTGTCTTATTTCCACTTTTGATCATACTGCTCCTGTTCTGTagcatcaaaattttaatttcaagttCCTTTCACTGTTTCATTTTGTTCCACTCCTTGTGTATGTTTGGATACTCATTTTCGACAAGCAATACCGCATCCATACTTAGTTCTGGTGATGTCTAGAAAAAATTTTCTTGTGATATATAAATGGAGTATGTTAATCTATTTGTCTGCATTCACGGTGATAGATGGTGTAATGACGGCTCAGTGGTCTGCTTCTAGTGAGTGGGTACTGGTAACTGGTGGTTGTGATGGTGCTATACGTTTCTGGGACATTAGACGTGCGGGGTGCTTCCGTGTTTTAGACCAGTCTCATTCTCAGCTTGGGAGGCGCCCTCCTATTTTGTGTCATGCCACAACAAAGGTgtttttactctccttttgatGCTGGAAACTATTTTGTTTCTTGAGGATATTGCGTTTAAGTTCCTATAGTCTTCTTAAAAAGCTTTCATGCTTTTATTGGAAAACAAATGTTCTCCAATGTAATTCTACATATATcaacttgttttttttttggtgttttAACCAGAAAATGAGAATGATGTTCTCCTACCGGATACCTGTAATTTAGATATTTCTGAAGGAGTGATTTTGCACTTTTAAAGTCTAATAATGTTCCACCTTCTTTATTAtcatacaaaaataaaattttgtatgATCCTTTTGATTTCCTTTTTTGGGTGCGTTGGACCTTCAGCCTATTTCCTCTTACAGGCTTCGACATCTAAATCCTCGTTGGGAGGCCAAAGTACAAGTGCTAAAACTGGTACAACTTTGGGAAAATTTCCGAATGGGAATGGTACAAAAAAGTCATCTTTGGGTAGAATTCTTGGGAAGACATCgagcaaacagagattacatcCTGGGATGATGTCCAGTCGGGATCGTGCTACTGCCCATTATGGTGCTGTTACTGGGCTAAAAGTAACTGAGGATGGCATGTACCTTCTCAGTGCAGGTATAATTGTTAACAAACGTATTGGAAGTAGTTGTAGCGTTAGTATTTTATGATGAAAAATACTTTTCGGGGGATCTGATAATGTACTGTCTTCCACTCTGTTATTTGCATCTTTTAATAATTGCTCTCTGGTATTGTCTTTAGGTTCTGATTCAAGATTACGACTATGGGACGTTGAGTCAGGTTGGAACACACTTGTCAACTTCGAAACAGTCCGCCTTCAGACTAACAAGGCCATACAATTAGCAGTATCACAGGAGTCAGACCTTGTGTTCGTGCCATGCATGACTGCAGTAAAAGTATATcttgattattaatttactttaatTACCTTTTCTTGCTTATGGTTTCCTCAGAAGATGGATGATTTATTGAACTTCCTTTTTCATGAGTAGCAATTTTACTGAATAGAGCTCCCTTTTGCAATCAACAGGCCTTTGATTTCTGGTCAGGGAAGACATCTATGACATTTCGTGGCCACTTTGAAAATGTCAACTGTTGCTGGTTTAGTTCGCATGATCAGGTAATATGCTTCCTGCCGTTTTTTGGATAGAGTGCTTCATAAAGTTTCTAGGGATTCAAACCGTCTTTGCGAACTATTAACCAAGAAAGACTGATGTAATTGACCTTTGTTGTTACAGGAATTATATACAGGTGGGAATGATAGACAAATACTCGTGTGGTCTCCATTTGTCTCTCACGAAATGGTACGACTAAAACTAAAGCTTTTCTGAGTTTAGCATCATTTGCAGTTATGAATCTTCGGAAGGCCCACTTCGTACGCTTTACTTTTTTGAACCTGAGCTCAAAAAGCTTATACTTATTAGATGAATGCATGATTACTACTTGTTGCTTAATAAAGCTGATCTTTTTGAGTTTGAGTGGATGAGCAGGAAGAAGGAACTGCCCAAGATCGAGATAGCTGGAGCGACTGATACTTGGTTGCAGCTGCTCATGTTTAAGTGAAAGTAATGGGTGAGTTCTACAGTGATAGTCcaatcatttttcatttttcattttattttgctGGACTTATTGGCTTTGATTTGCAATATTTAGCATGTTTATCACGTTGTGTTACTGGAAGAGTCAAATGCAGGCTAGTCTACCATGAGAAAATTAACTAACCCGCCACTTTTTCGGATACTTATTTATTCTCATTATGACGAAACTTGAACTGAATTAATGAACGATAGGATATTTATCGTGTCTCTCGTAGGAAATTTCTTTGTGGTGAATTGACTTTGGGACCTTGAGTGCTGGGTtggaataaatatatattatagttaAACTGCGTGTAGTATGAACTGCTTGCTGTGTCCACTAATAAAACAACGGATCCACCTAACTTAGTCAAGCTCCTTGAACTTTCTACTTGATTATAATATAATCCAATTCCAATACTGCAGGgcggctctctctctctgtctgcTACTAATTGAGCTTGTTCTTCCTAAATTTTCAGATGCAAGACCAGTGGTGGATCAAAtccatattttgtttttaatcAACGAAAGCTCGGGTGAGTTATGGATCCGAGAATCTGGAGCAGGCTACCTCAGGAACTCCTCGAGCTCGTCCTCTCGTTCTTGCCTCTCAAGACCTTCTTGAACCTCCGATCGACCTGTAAGCACTTTGACTCCCTCATCTACTCCCCATCCTTCATATCCAGTCACTCCCCCTCGTCGTTGTCTTCATTCCTCCTCCTGTCCCACCCTCAGTACAATGAGAGGTTCGCTCTGTACGACTCTATCCACGGGATTTGGTGCGGTTCCTCGCTCTCTCCCTTGCAGTTGCTCCCAAGCCCTTCAAGAACATCTACACTCGTGTCCACCTCCAATGGCCTCTTCTGCCTCTCCCTTCCGAGCTCGTCATCCTTCGTCGTCTGCAATTTCATGACCAAGTCCTTGAGGAAGATCGACTTCCCCACATTCCCCTTTTCCTTTGAGCACCTCACCTTCGTTTCCGCCCCGCTCGGCTACAAGATATTCATCACCTCCAATGCTACTGCCTTCCTTTATGACTCGAGATTCCACTCGTGGAGGCGGTTCCGGTTTGACAGCCCTGATTTCATCCTGAGCGATAGCTCCTACCAGGAAGGTGTCTACTTCGATGGTTCCCTCTACTTCACCGTGTCAAACCGTGGCCCATCCTCAATTGTCTGCCTCGACCCAGAGAGCGGGAAGCTGGAGCCTCAGGTCTCCGATCTGCCCCAGAACATCACCTTTACGAGGCTCGCCAACGACGGAGAGAGGAAGCTGTATTTGGTGGGTGGGATAGGGACTAATGGCATCTCCAGGGCGATGAAGCTGTGGGAGCTGAGTGGCGAAGGCAAGAGGAAGAGGTGGGTCGAGGTCGAGAGCTTGCCCGAGCTGATGTGCAGGAAGTTCATGTCTGTCTGTTATCACAACTACGAGCACGTTTACTGTTTCTGGCACCAAGGAATGATCTGCATCTGCTGCTACACATGGCCTGAGATTCTGTACTATAAGGTCAGGAGGAGGACCTGGCATTGGCTCCCAAAGTGCCCATCCCTGCCGGAGAAATGGAGCTGCGGGTTTAGGTggttctcttttctccctGAGTTTTCTGCTGTCGTCTGAGTTACAGTCCGTCTTTTGGTTTCTTCTTGAGGCATCTATATTTCTCCTGGTCCATAGAAATAATTGCTCTTTCTCGATGAGCATTGCGGATGTACCATATGTAAATTTCTAGTTATATATGGAGATTTTAGAAACAGTTCTCTGGAATTCGTTATTGAAATGCTAAACTGTGTCCCGTTCTGTCTAAGGTTTCTTGAAAATTTAAGCAAACATTCGATGTCCCCAGCTCCGGTCCCCGTCATACCCTGTCAAACCTTCTGCGCGACTGTGGAACTGGCTGCAATGCAGCCAGGCTTGGTGGATAAGTGTAGTGACGCTAAGCCTGTGCTCTTACTATTTCCGGTGCAAGTTTCACTGCACGTTTTGCGCTTTCGTTTCTCGCGTATCTTGTTCCCGCGGTTTTCGATTTCTTTATCCACAAACCAAAAGATTTGGCCAACCATCTCCACCAAATTAAATCAGATTTAGCAGATATGACTGAGAATAATTACgcctcaattttcttttcttaagaGTCTGCACTTGGGGTCGTTAAATCCCAATTTTGGGGGCGTCTAGAACCTTTAGAAAGGTTCAAAAATTTAGAATCCATTTCTTATCTGTCCCTATCAGTTAATAATTGACGCCAGTGGCTTTTTCTCCCTCCGTTTGTCAGTCAATCAGCCTATATTTCCTTTCCTGGCACTGTCACCCACCCGATACTATAATTGTTTGTGGCCATTATCTTTGTATATCATTCTGAGAAAATCGCGACGTATCCCTCAGCTGTCGTGGGTCGTGGGGAGCCTAGCGTTACTAATTAACCCGTTCGGTGGTGAGCCATAACCCGTTATTTTCATCGCGGAAGGAGCCTAGGGAGAGACGGAACCAGTGATTGCTGTTATGAATTTCAGAAGAAGAATCTTACATCAGTCTTTTGCTGTAACTAAGCACAAGGAGACTTCCTCATCATGTTGGCTCAGCTCGATTCTATGAACAGTGTGAGTTTTGAGATAAACCCCGCAGGCGAGCGAGAATTTGGATAAGTTCACAGTGTTATTGCGCGAAAATAATCATTGTGATGGGACAGCGTTTCGAACTTGTAATATGATACTACGTGATAAATTATATCAATTCTCTCTTCTGTCGCTCGAATGAACTTTACCCCATTTTACTTGTTTAATTTTGATGGAGAAATTGTCGTGATCATAGTGCCGGCGACAGAGAAAAATTCATTCGGCTTGGTGATCATTTTTGTTAGCATAGAACTCATCCATCTATAGATCATAAATGTTCAAATGGACGTGATACATGTAGGCCAGTGGAAGCCAGGAACATCGGGTGTTTGAGAGACAAACGGGCCTAGAAGCAAAATAtccaagaatatatatataaatgactTGGGCTTCCATACATATTAATTCTAGTTCTGGGATTGGAGATAGGTCGAATCCCGTACACACGTAGGAAAAATTCTCACATGATATTAGAGCGGGGTACTGATCGCTTGCACCATGCCAGACTTGAATGTGGAACTCATGATCAGTTCATCCTGTACGGAAGAGGAAGTCGCATCATGGTTGTCAATTAGTCTGAGCACGAAAAGACACGCCTCTCACCCCTGGCCCAAAGGAAGCCCACCTTGTGGTATGAGTTTCGGGCTTTCAGCACGGATGTGTAAACTCGACTCATAACTAGTAGTTGAGGACGGACATTTAAGTGCATGTGACACGCGTAAGCAAATGAAGAAATAATTTCACTTTTTTACGTGAAGACATGCATTGAGAGACGAGTCCCGGTTCCTACACCGGTCAGGAAACAAAACATCCTAgggtatatataaatttgaattttactTCCCATTAGCTCGAGTTTTAAATTGGAAATGGATCCATCCCGTAAAAATTTTTAGAGGATTGATGGATCACTATTCCCAATTTTCTTCCTCTTGGAGCGGAAATCATGCTCTAAGTCCAACTCCTGGTATTTGAATTTATCCCCCTCGATTCAAAAGACTTACAATTATTGACAAAATATGGGCGATAGGGCAGCGGTTGGAAATTTCATAGGCTGCTGCTTCCAATATTAATCTGTCAAACAGAAACACGGTTTTGTTAGCTAATTGTTCAATAGAGAGCAGCCAACAGGCAAATGATATTCGAGTTACATGTCCTGGGGACCAAATGACCTCATGCCAAGGCAACTTAGGGTACCGGGCACCGATTATCGACATAATTAAGTACCACACTCATGTAAGGACCAGCCTACCTAATTAATCGAGGTCACCCGAACTCAAAGTCATTGTGATACACTGTAATTTAATAACTCGGGGATCCTCATGTCTAGGCTTTAACATATAACTCTCTTACATGTTGCAAATTGTGATGGCTAAGTGGGCAATAGTTATTATCagagatatggatttggtAGTTAGGAAATAACTAATTCGtcgaataaaattttaatgggTAAATTAAgcagttattttttttagtatcATTTGTTTGGGTTTATGTATCTCTTATTTGAGCAGTTCTATTAAGTTTATAAATGGAGAATATTTTTCAGTGATTTTATCTTGTTATATGACATAAGGAAGCACCAATCGGATTATAACatacaaagaaattaatgttACTTACTCAAGTAATTTCAGCTCACGACGGACCAGGTCTATACTCCTCTATATCTTTGACGCTTATATTAAGTTCCTTTGGACCATGTAATCACAGTTAGAGCGAATTTTGTTTGTCGTTCTTTTCTTCAAGCAAAATGCAATAGGATGAACCAACGtaggttggttcaagcgattcGACACTTGTTTTCCTTTAGTAAGGTTTATATTCGAGTATTGTGGATGgataaaattcatattatgAGAACTTTATCCCCTTAGTGGGTCGACTCGGCTCGAACTAGATTAGTCGAGCTCCGTTGGGCTTCCAGATGTTAAGATACGCACCGAAAAAATTCAGTATGATGAGTTTGGGCTTGCAGTTTGTGGTTTTGGCCCAGTTAAACCTGAATCCAAAAGAAATCATACTAAAGAACCAGATTTCAAATGTTAAAACTCCCATACGTTGATGATCGTTGCATTCAACATAGAGAAATCGTGTCGGAAATATATCCTCCGCAAGATTATTTACTCTCAAATGGACTTTACTAAGGTAAGGTTCTGTTTAGGTTCGAGTACTTAGATTTTTGCCGAGATATCTAGCACTTCGACATATTTTAAGAAACTTATAAACAAATGAAACTTTGACTTGTATGGCTTGTCTACCGGCTTTGCTCTATCATTTATGCATTCTCAAGGTCAAATTTTGCCGTCACTTGGCATTACAATATGTATATTCCTTGCTTAAACTACAATCCCTTATTTGCAAGTAAATTGACTAAAGGCATAAAGTGTTGTGCAATTAACCTCACCAACTGAAGTCTCATTATACTACTCATCGACGTGGTCGTCTAGTCGCTGGAGGAACCGCGTTGAGTTGGTACGGACCATCCGTCGCCATCACGTACTCCTTACCAGCACGTATCATTTTACCTCTCAATCCATTGTACGTATCAAGAAATTCACCGGTATCAATTTTAACACACATGATGAATGGGATCATCGTGAAAAGTTACCATCGATGGGACACCACAACTTCAACTTTCTTCTCTCCTGTTGCAAAAACGGCAATCGAGCATTAGCagtagattattattatttttccttaattaaccaGCGGCAGCTGATTAAGATCGTCAGATTTTTGAAAAGACTAAAAAAGGGCCAGTCAACGCTTCCCATCGGGCACAGAACCTTCTCCGCACGCGTTTAAGGAGACCAAAGAATTGAAATACTCTCTGCACCCGGCGCACAATGCAGGAGCATCTTCAAGAGAGCAGGGTACCCACCTTGGGTTCACGGTACACCGGGAGTACAGCACGGACAACTTGAAAGGAGGCTCAGCCTTGGTACGTGCACGCTTGAACATGAATGGGTCTGGTCACCCCTCTGCGTTCACATGTCGGCTCCTGCCTCCCTCCCATGGCGTTCCTTCCCTCTGTCCAGGTGTTTCTTTAGCCTGCACTGGACTTGCACGAATGAATATATTCGTATATTGattaatgtatttttttaCCTTAAAAAGTAACTACAGGCTTATTATAATATTCCACTAGGATTAAACCC
Above is a window of Punica granatum isolate Tunisia-2019 chromosome 7, ASM765513v2, whole genome shotgun sequence DNA encoding:
- the LOC116213829 gene encoding F-box/kelch-repeat protein At5g43190 produces the protein MTKSLRKIDFPTFPFSFEHLTFVSAPLGYKIFITSNATAFLYDSRFHSWRRFRFDSPDFILSDSSYQEGVYFDGSLYFTVSNRGPSSIVCLDPESGKLEPQVSDLPQNITFTRLANDGERKLYLVGGIGTNGISRAMKLWELSGEGKRKRWVEVESLPELMCRKFMSVCYHNYEHVYCFWHQGMICICCYTWPEILYYKVRRRTWHWLPKCPSLPEKWSCGFRWFSFLPEFSAVV
- the LOC116213827 gene encoding WD repeat-containing protein ATCSA-1-like, producing the protein MWKEIESRESGKIRPHRFANRLKSRRVASLQLSNTKDIVSPHRGSVNSLQIDLTEGRYLLSGASDASTAVFDVLQPQDYEGGGLIAKHKSILVVDKQHEQGHKYAVSTAIWYPIDTGLFITGSYDHFIKVWDTNSTQVVMNFKMPGKVYTTAMSPLATSHMLIAAGTEDVQVRLCDIASGAFAHTLSGHRDGVMTAQWSASSEWVLVTGGCDGAIRFWDIRRAGCFRVLDQSHSQLGRRPPILCHATTKASTSKSSLGGQSTSAKTGTTLGKFPNGNGTKKSSLGRILGKTSSKQRLHPGMMSSRDRATAHYGAVTGLKVTEDGMYLLSAGSDSRLRLWDVESGWNTLVNFETVRLQTNKAIQLAVSQESDLVFVPCMTAVKAFDFWSGKTSMTFRGHFENVNCCWFSSHDQELYTGGNDRQILVWSPFVSHEMEEGTAQDRDSWSD